In the Paenibacillus pabuli genome, one interval contains:
- a CDS encoding MATE family efflux transporter — translation MTTTRFSQKVKQFLIIFLPIFTTQIALSAMSFFDTNMSGKFSPADLAGVAIGTSLWMPVQTGLSGILIGITPVVSHLLGSKRNDQIGHSVIQALYLGIAVSLAVLAIGALVLNPILNGMPLEPRVARVALYFLSALAFGIIPLFGYTVLRSFMDALGQTRITMLITLVSLPVNILLNYLLIFGRWGFPQLGGVGAGVATACTYWIIFLISIFFVHRIEPFAQYGVFRHLSGISLGKWKELLKIGVPIGFATFFETSIFAAVTLMMSRFDTITIAAHQAALNFASTLYMLPVSICMALTILVGYEAGAGRLRDAKQYSLLGIGGAIVLSLLTAVVLIVFGEQIAGLYSNDREVIALTQHFLIYAIFFQISDAIATPTQGALRGYKDVNPALMITFVAYWIVGLPVGYITATYTALGAFGYWIGLIAGLAVGAAALLWRLFLVQRKAAVRMIEQPR, via the coding sequence ATGACAACCACCCGTTTTTCGCAAAAAGTAAAACAATTCCTGATCATATTTCTACCCATATTCACAACACAGATTGCCCTGTCTGCCATGTCTTTCTTCGACACGAACATGTCAGGCAAGTTTTCCCCAGCAGATCTGGCTGGCGTGGCTATTGGTACGAGTCTGTGGATGCCGGTACAAACCGGACTTAGTGGAATTCTTATCGGAATCACCCCTGTGGTATCCCATCTGCTGGGTTCCAAGCGCAATGATCAGATCGGCCACAGCGTTATCCAGGCACTCTATCTAGGCATCGCGGTGAGCCTAGCCGTTCTTGCCATCGGAGCCCTGGTACTTAACCCGATTCTGAATGGGATGCCCCTGGAGCCGCGGGTTGCCCGAGTTGCTCTTTATTTCTTAAGCGCACTGGCTTTTGGTATCATTCCCCTGTTCGGGTATACAGTGCTGCGCAGTTTCATGGATGCACTTGGACAGACACGAATAACCATGTTAATCACGTTAGTTTCGCTTCCTGTTAATATTTTGCTGAATTATTTGCTCATCTTCGGACGTTGGGGTTTCCCCCAATTAGGAGGTGTCGGTGCAGGTGTGGCTACCGCGTGTACGTACTGGATCATTTTTTTGATTAGCATTTTCTTTGTTCATCGGATTGAACCCTTCGCCCAGTATGGCGTCTTCCGCCATCTCTCCGGCATATCGCTGGGAAAATGGAAAGAATTGCTCAAAATTGGGGTACCCATCGGGTTTGCCACTTTTTTTGAAACTTCAATCTTTGCGGCCGTGACATTAATGATGAGCCGATTTGATACCATTACGATTGCTGCGCATCAGGCCGCCCTTAATTTCGCCTCTACGCTGTACATGCTGCCAGTGAGCATATGTATGGCCCTCACCATTCTGGTCGGTTATGAGGCGGGTGCTGGACGTTTGAGAGATGCTAAACAGTACAGCCTGCTTGGCATCGGCGGAGCCATCGTACTCTCGCTGCTCACTGCGGTCGTATTGATCGTATTTGGGGAACAAATTGCAGGACTTTATTCAAACGATCGCGAGGTCATTGCGTTGACTCAGCATTTCCTCATATACGCCATCTTCTTTCAAATTTCGGATGCCATTGCTACTCCGACTCAGGGTGCTCTTCGGGGATACAAAGACGTAAATCCTGCTTTGATGATTACGTTTGTGGCTTATTGGATCGTTGGTCTTCCAGTAGGATATATTACAGCTACGTATACAGCGCTCGGCGCTTTTGGATATTGGATCGGCTTGATTGCCGGCCTCGCCGTCGGTGCTGCGGCACTTCTCTGGAGGTTGTTCCTGGTTCAGCGGAAGGCCGCCGTTCGCATGATTGAGCAGCCCCGATAA
- the pfkA gene encoding 6-phosphofructokinase, which yields MTAVKKIAVLTSGGDSQGMNAAVRAVVRSGLFHGLEVYGVQRGYQGLLNNDIFPMDLRSVGDIIQRGGTVLQSARCKEFYTAEGQQKGADILRARGIDGLVVIGGDGSYNGANKLSKLGINTMGLPGTIDNDISFTDYTIGFDTAVSVVVDAVNKLRDTMSSHERSSIVEVMGRHCGDIALHAGLASGAETILVPEVPFDMDEVADRMKANFAHGKRHSIIIVAEGVGRGEDVAKELMERCPTYEPRVTVLGHIQRGGTPTPFDRNLASRLGDFAVRSLIAGETDKGCGIIKGELVLTDIDKVVHTKKDFDMNTYELAQRLSQ from the coding sequence ATGACAGCAGTAAAAAAAATCGCAGTTTTAACGAGCGGTGGTGACTCACAAGGAATGAACGCGGCTGTTCGTGCGGTGGTTCGCAGCGGACTATTCCACGGTCTCGAAGTATACGGTGTTCAACGCGGGTACCAAGGTCTGTTGAACAACGATATATTCCCAATGGATCTGCGTAGTGTAGGTGACATCATTCAGCGCGGGGGAACGGTTCTTCAATCTGCCCGTTGTAAAGAGTTCTACACGGCCGAAGGTCAGCAAAAGGGAGCGGACATCCTGCGTGCACGCGGCATCGACGGTCTGGTTGTAATCGGTGGGGACGGCTCTTACAATGGTGCCAACAAACTGAGCAAACTGGGCATCAATACAATGGGTCTTCCGGGAACCATCGACAACGATATCTCGTTCACGGATTACACAATCGGGTTCGATACAGCAGTAAGCGTTGTTGTAGATGCCGTCAACAAACTGCGTGATACGATGTCTTCCCACGAACGTTCTTCCATCGTTGAAGTTATGGGCCGTCACTGTGGTGATATTGCGCTTCATGCCGGACTGGCTTCGGGTGCAGAAACGATTCTGGTGCCGGAAGTTCCTTTTGACATGGATGAAGTGGCAGACCGGATGAAAGCCAACTTCGCACATGGCAAACGTCACAGTATCATTATCGTTGCCGAAGGTGTTGGCAGGGGTGAAGATGTGGCCAAAGAATTGATGGAACGCTGCCCGACATATGAGCCGCGTGTAACCGTACTGGGTCACATTCAACGTGGCGGTACGCCGACTCCGTTTGACCGTAACCTTGCCAGCCGTCTGGGAGACTTTGCTGTGCGCAGCCTGATCGCGGGAGAGACCGACAAGGGTTGTGGCATTATCAAAGGTGAGCTTGTTCTGACAGACATCGATAAAGTCGTTCACACCAAAAAGGATTTCGATATGAACACGTACGAGCTTGCACAACGTTTATCTCAATAA
- a CDS encoding DEAD/DEAH box helicase, translated as MTNLNFVDFNLEPLVLQAITELGFEEATPIQSKSIPFALEGRDLIGQAQTGTGKTAAFGIPLISKISKSDEKIRALIMAPTRELAIQVAEEIEKLTRFKGLRSLPIYGGQDIVRQIRALKRKPQIIIGTPGRLLDHINRKTIKLEDVQTVVLDEADEMLDMGFMEDIQSILKQVPADRQTMLFSATMPPNIQKLAQQFLNNPEHVSVIPKQVSAPLIDQAYIEVPERQKFEALSRLLDMESPELAIVFGRTKRRVDELAEALQKRGYSADGLHGDLSQNQRDTVMRKFRDGSIDVLVATDVAARGLDVSGVTHVVNFDLPQDPESYVHRIGRTGRAGKEGAAWSFVTPREIDHLHFIERVTRHRIPRKPLPTMAEAVEGKQRLTAERLLEIVQSGELNEYKGIAIQLLEQYDSVQLLSASLKLLTGDKKDAQVDLTPEDPIRAKRRKPDVRSGGRKPSGYSGNRSSSGGGGYNRDRNSSGGGRGGYNRDRNSSGGGSREGGYNRDRKPRPSSNEGRRPAKDSSFE; from the coding sequence TTGACAAATTTAAATTTCGTAGATTTCAATCTTGAACCACTGGTGCTGCAAGCGATCACCGAACTTGGGTTTGAAGAAGCAACACCGATTCAATCCAAATCGATCCCTTTTGCTCTTGAAGGCAGAGATTTGATCGGTCAAGCTCAAACAGGTACCGGTAAAACAGCAGCTTTCGGTATTCCGCTGATCAGCAAAATTTCGAAAAGCGACGAAAAAATCCGCGCCCTCATTATGGCACCTACACGTGAACTTGCGATCCAAGTTGCCGAAGAGATCGAAAAACTTACCCGCTTCAAAGGTTTGCGCTCCCTGCCAATTTACGGAGGACAAGATATTGTTCGTCAAATCCGTGCACTGAAAAGAAAACCACAGATTATCATCGGTACACCTGGACGTCTCCTGGATCACATTAACCGCAAAACGATTAAACTTGAAGATGTACAAACTGTTGTATTGGATGAAGCAGATGAAATGCTCGACATGGGCTTCATGGAGGATATTCAATCCATCCTGAAACAAGTTCCAGCTGACCGTCAAACGATGCTCTTCTCAGCTACAATGCCTCCTAACATTCAAAAATTGGCTCAGCAATTCTTGAACAACCCAGAGCACGTGTCCGTTATCCCGAAACAAGTTAGCGCACCTTTGATTGACCAAGCGTACATTGAAGTGCCAGAGCGTCAAAAGTTTGAAGCACTTAGCCGTTTGCTTGATATGGAATCTCCAGAGCTCGCAATCGTATTTGGTCGTACGAAACGTCGTGTTGACGAATTGGCTGAAGCACTGCAAAAACGTGGATATTCTGCAGACGGTCTCCATGGTGACCTGTCCCAGAATCAACGTGATACAGTAATGCGCAAATTCCGTGATGGAAGTATTGACGTACTCGTTGCAACAGACGTAGCTGCACGTGGTCTCGACGTATCTGGCGTAACACACGTTGTGAACTTCGACCTTCCACAAGATCCGGAAAGCTATGTTCACCGTATCGGTCGTACAGGACGTGCTGGTAAAGAGGGTGCTGCTTGGTCCTTCGTTACACCACGTGAGATTGATCACTTGCATTTCATCGAGCGTGTAACGCGTCATCGTATCCCTCGTAAGCCTCTGCCAACAATGGCTGAAGCAGTAGAAGGTAAACAACGTTTGACAGCTGAGCGTTTGCTCGAAATCGTACAATCTGGCGAACTGAACGAATACAAAGGTATCGCTATCCAATTGCTTGAGCAGTATGATTCCGTTCAACTGTTGTCGGCTTCCCTGAAGCTCCTGACAGGTGACAAAAAAGATGCTCAAGTGGATCTGACTCCGGAAGATCCAATCCGTGCGAAGCGTCGTAAACCGGATGTTCGCTCTGGCGGACGTAAGCCATCAGGTTACAGCGGTAACCGCAGCAGCAGTGGCGGCGGTGGCTACAACCGTGACCGCAACAGCAGTGGTGGCGGACGTGGAGGATACAATCGCGATCGCAACAGCAGTGGCGGTGGAAGCAGAGAAGGTGGTTACAACCGTGACCGCAAACCGCGTCCAAGCAGCAACGAAGGACGTCGTCCTGCGAAAGATTCTTCTTTTGAATAA
- a CDS encoding putative glycoside hydrolase, whose translation MNTFWALLAMALGSFSGTPAAADQDNQQFHSLTNSFSTAIIQSQKDQVVIDADNPPAKIDPQPDAPVVKGIYVTAYSAGGARMKELLDLIDKTELNSMVIDIKDDLGYITYPTENKSLQEMGKSQPFIRDIDALMKRLQKHEVYPIARVVVFKDTILAKKNPELSFRNKDGSVWANGKGDSFVNPYSKEVWDYNIEIAKEAAKLGFKEIQFDYVRFPEGFENRADTLKYTKTDKSRVDIVAEFVQYARKELAPLGVRVSVDIFGYAASVPAAEGIGQDFVKISENVDVISPMVYPSHYSTGWYGVKDPDKDPYTTIKGSMEDTHKKLDPTEDLKPVIRPWIQDFTASWLGSGHYIKYGKKQVEDQIRAMKDMDVDEYLLWNASNRYTSGVNYK comes from the coding sequence ATGAACACGTTTTGGGCTTTACTTGCCATGGCCTTGGGTAGCTTCAGTGGTACACCGGCAGCAGCCGATCAGGATAACCAGCAATTTCATTCATTAACAAACAGTTTCAGCACCGCCATTATTCAATCACAAAAGGATCAGGTAGTTATTGATGCAGACAACCCGCCTGCCAAAATTGACCCTCAGCCGGATGCCCCTGTTGTCAAAGGGATTTATGTTACGGCTTATAGCGCGGGCGGAGCCCGGATGAAGGAATTGCTCGATCTGATTGATAAAACGGAGCTTAACTCCATGGTGATTGATATCAAGGACGACCTCGGATACATAACCTACCCTACAGAGAACAAATCACTTCAGGAGATGGGCAAATCCCAACCGTTTATTCGGGATATTGACGCCCTGATGAAACGACTGCAAAAACATGAGGTCTATCCGATTGCAAGGGTCGTCGTTTTCAAAGATACGATTCTTGCCAAAAAAAATCCGGAGCTTTCCTTCCGAAACAAGGATGGATCCGTATGGGCCAATGGCAAAGGCGACAGTTTCGTGAACCCGTACAGCAAGGAAGTCTGGGACTATAATATTGAAATCGCCAAGGAAGCCGCCAAGCTTGGATTCAAGGAAATTCAATTTGACTACGTGCGTTTCCCGGAAGGTTTCGAGAACCGCGCCGATACACTTAAATACACCAAAACTGACAAGTCGCGGGTCGACATTGTAGCGGAATTTGTCCAATACGCCCGCAAGGAGCTTGCACCTCTGGGTGTCCGGGTTTCAGTCGATATCTTCGGCTATGCGGCCTCCGTACCTGCAGCAGAAGGCATCGGTCAGGACTTTGTGAAAATATCCGAAAATGTGGATGTGATCTCACCGATGGTCTATCCAAGTCACTACTCCACCGGATGGTATGGCGTAAAGGATCCTGACAAAGATCCTTATACAACGATCAAAGGCTCCATGGAGGATACACATAAGAAACTCGACCCAACCGAGGATCTCAAGCCGGTAATCCGGCCTTGGATTCAGGACTTTACAGCCAGCTGGCTCGGCAGCGGACACTACATTAAATACGGCAAAAAGCAAGTTGAAGACCAAATTCGTGCAATGAAAGACATGGATGTAGATGAGTACCTGCTCTGGAATGCGTCCAATCGCTATACCTCAGGTGTGAACTATAAGTAA
- a CDS encoding tetraprenyl-beta-curcumene synthase family protein, with the protein MSQSNQSRHQYPRGPLELMRKVYKYTIPETRKELAAWRAKAENIPNEELRNQALASLKDKQFHCEGGTVYALPDMPKRHILIPLIVSYQTISDYLDNLCDRSTSMDPNDFRLLHQSMLDAVDPEATPVNYYALREEQDDGGYLRNLVTTCQELTRQLPGYASAKPQIQDLAGLYTDLQVYKHIKPELRETALLEWWAEHRHRTPQFRWNEFAAATGSTLGVFMLFLAASDDQLTEEQAASIHTAYFPHVCALHIMLDYLIDQDEDRIGGDLNFCNYYENVETMLDRIAFIVEMARSDVQNIPGSAFHRMIIEGLLAIYLSDPKVSEQQEVRAISKRLMKKSPMTRVFFFIFSRWIRKHM; encoded by the coding sequence TTGAGCCAATCTAATCAAAGTCGACATCAATATCCGCGAGGACCGCTGGAATTGATGAGAAAGGTGTACAAGTACACCATTCCGGAAACGCGGAAAGAACTGGCTGCGTGGAGAGCTAAGGCCGAGAACATTCCGAATGAGGAATTGCGCAATCAGGCTCTGGCTAGTCTCAAGGACAAACAGTTTCACTGTGAAGGCGGAACGGTATATGCTTTACCTGATATGCCAAAGAGGCACATCTTGATTCCGCTCATCGTTTCTTATCAAACTATTAGTGATTATTTGGACAATCTGTGCGACCGCAGCACATCGATGGACCCGAATGACTTTCGGCTTCTCCATCAATCCATGCTTGATGCGGTAGATCCCGAAGCAACACCGGTCAATTATTATGCGCTCCGGGAGGAGCAGGACGACGGTGGATACTTGCGGAATCTGGTGACGACATGTCAGGAGCTCACACGTCAGCTGCCTGGATATGCGTCCGCCAAGCCTCAAATTCAGGATCTGGCAGGCCTATACACGGACCTGCAGGTATATAAGCACATCAAACCGGAACTGAGAGAAACGGCACTGCTCGAGTGGTGGGCAGAGCATCGCCACCGTACACCTCAGTTCCGTTGGAACGAATTTGCCGCCGCTACCGGCTCTACGCTGGGCGTATTCATGCTGTTTCTGGCTGCGAGTGATGATCAGCTGACTGAAGAGCAGGCGGCCTCAATCCATACTGCCTATTTTCCGCATGTATGCGCATTGCACATTATGCTCGATTATTTAATCGATCAGGATGAAGATCGTATCGGTGGAGATCTCAACTTCTGCAATTATTACGAAAATGTGGAGACGATGCTAGACCGCATTGCTTTTATTGTGGAGATGGCCCGCAGTGATGTGCAGAATATTCCGGGAAGTGCTTTTCACCGGATGATTATCGAAGGACTGCTTGCCATTTACCTGTCTGATCCCAAAGTCAGCGAACAGCAGGAAGTTCGCGCCATATCCAAGCGTTTGATGAAGAAGAGTCCAATGACCAGAGTTTTTTTCTTTATCTTCAGTCGCTGGATTCGCAAGCATATGTAA
- a CDS encoding YitT family protein, which yields MPKIIWHSLVIILGAAAIACGFNWFLVPHQLLSGGVSGISMLLGYFTNLNLSIMYFVLNIPLLIAGWFILGRRFIILSIVSVAATSWFIGLLPVFVVATDPLLSCVFGGVLVGIGTGISFRVGGSTGGLDIVGSIFTRYRDFPIGTVMAGMNGAIIMLAGYLNDDWNIALASMVSIYITGKVLDLIHISHVKVTLYIITNETEAMLKKLLVRPRGVTKIKTQGAYTDIEKDMLMTVTTRYELVEIKRIIKETDPNAFVNIVETVGVMGSFRRS from the coding sequence TTGCCCAAAATAATATGGCACTCTTTAGTGATCATATTGGGTGCTGCAGCTATAGCCTGTGGCTTCAATTGGTTTTTGGTCCCCCATCAGCTGTTAAGCGGCGGGGTATCCGGTATTTCCATGCTTCTTGGTTATTTTACAAATTTGAATCTTAGTATAATGTATTTTGTTCTTAACATTCCTCTGCTGATCGCGGGTTGGTTTATTCTTGGACGGCGATTCATTATATTGAGCATCGTGTCGGTAGCAGCCACATCCTGGTTTATCGGATTGCTGCCTGTTTTTGTTGTGGCAACAGACCCTCTGCTCAGCTGTGTGTTCGGCGGCGTGCTCGTAGGAATCGGTACAGGCATCTCCTTCCGCGTAGGTGGTTCGACTGGCGGACTGGACATTGTCGGTTCCATCTTTACACGATATCGGGACTTTCCGATTGGTACGGTTATGGCAGGTATGAACGGAGCTATTATTATGCTCGCAGGTTATCTGAACGATGACTGGAACATTGCACTCGCCTCCATGGTCTCGATCTACATCACAGGGAAAGTGTTGGATTTGATTCATATAAGCCATGTCAAGGTGACATTGTACATCATCACGAACGAGACGGAAGCCATGCTGAAAAAATTGCTGGTTCGTCCTCGCGGTGTCACCAAGATCAAAACCCAGGGAGCATACACCGATATTGAAAAGGATATGTTAATGACGGTGACCACTCGATATGAGCTGGTTGAGATTAAACGCATCATCAAGGAAACCGATCCAAATGCATTCGTTAATATCGTCGAAACAGTCGGTGTCATGGGTTCATTCCGCAGAAGTTAA